The proteins below are encoded in one region of Strix aluco isolate bStrAlu1 chromosome 8, bStrAlu1.hap1, whole genome shotgun sequence:
- the RWDD3 gene encoding RWD domain-containing protein 3 isoform X2, with the protein MVSTVHYFSEETHGITFRIQISVKELLDTDVLLKLLFHLPVNYPSTLPDISVNSDQLTRAQCMDVKDKLLEQAKNHLSEPMVHDLILWIQQHLKYVIKESATVCNEKTTLSKGTSTEDGIWMLLLHLDHMRAKAKYVKTVEKWATDLRLTGRLMFMGKIILILLQGDRSNIKEYLILQKTSKVDVDSSGKKCKEKMISVLCETKVQSQQKRFQMFEVKEYSTLDELQKEFETAGLATLFSDFVPPLLK; encoded by the exons AGACGCATGGAATCACATTTAGGATTCAAATCAGCGTGAAAGAACTGCTGGATACGGATGTACTTTTAAAGCTGTTATTTCATTTACCAGTCAATTATCCATCAACTCTACCAGATATTTCTGTTAACTCAGACCAGCTTACAAGGGCCCAATGTATGGATGTGAAAGATAAGTTACTTGAACAAGCAAAGAATCATCTTTCTGAACCCATGGTACACGATCTGATTCTTTGGATACAGCAGCATCTTAAATACGTCATTAAGGAATCAGCAACAGTTTGCAATGAAAAAACTACTTTGTCAAAAGGAACAAGTACAGAGGATGGTATCTGGATGCTCCTTTTGCATTTAGATCACATGAGAGCAAAGGCAAAATACGTCAAAACTGTGGAAAAATGGGCTACAGATCTAAGGCTGACTGGAAGACTGATGTTCATGGGCAAGATAATATTGATTCTTCTTCAGGGTGACAGGAGCAACATTAAG GAGTACTTGATTCTTCAGAAAACTTCTAAGGTAGATGTGGACTCAAGcggaaagaaatgcaaagagaaaatgatTAGTGTACTGTGTGAGACAAAAGTACAGTCACAGCAGAAAAG GTTTCAGATGTTTGAAGTCAAAGAATATTCAACGCTGGATGAGCTACAAAAGGAATTTGAAACTGCAGGACTTGCAACTCTTTTCTCTGACTTTGTGCCTcctctcttaaaataa